In Brevinema andersonii, a genomic segment contains:
- a CDS encoding aldo/keto reductase, whose protein sequence is MTKGGYPNLNTMNINLMSKQEMQKDLNNSLSKIGTDYIDIYFYHLNYLLIPVGEFD, encoded by the coding sequence ATGACAAAAGGTGGGTATCCGAATCTTAATACCATGAATATAAACCTCATGTCTAAACAAGAAATGCAAAAAGATTTAAATAACAGTTTATCCAAAATAGGAACTGATTATATTGATATTTATTTTTACCATCTAAACTATCTTTTAATTCCTGTTGGTGAATTTGATTGA